CTTCGTACACGTCAAGTGCGACGTTAATACAGGTTGCTTCAGCAAGTAGGCTTGTTGTTCCGACAATATCCACATCGCATTGTGTGAATTCTCTGTAGCGTCCGAGTTTAATTGGCGCGTCTCGATATACTTTTCCTATTTGGTATCGTTTAAAGGGCATCTTGAGTGTTCTATTCATACCCACGTATCGTGCAAAAGGTACTGTTAAGTCAAAACGTAATCCTAATTCTCGTTTTCCATTATCTTGGAGAGTATAAACCTCATTCATTGCATCGCTTTCAACGCCAGCTGCAAATTTTGCACTGAGCACATCGTAGCGTTCAAGTAGTGGCGTATCTAGTGGCATAAAGCCGTAGCGTTGGAAAATGGTTTGCATCTTAGAAAGAATCTGCTCTCTAAGTAAAGCTTCATCTGGACTGATGTCCCGTGTTCCTTTTGCAGTATCAAGTTCCATAATAATGAGTTGGAAGTTCTAACATTTATAATTCTATTCTTTTTTCTGCACTGCGAAGGATTGTTCTCGCCTCTGGCTCAAATAGAACATCGTTACATCCGTTTATTTCGACTCGCTTGCGCAAGTCAAAATGGTTGTAACGCTAGATTTCTTCAAGGCAGTGCTCAGCAAAAATCCTTCTTTATTGCTTCAGTTACAAAAACTTTTTAAACCAACACAGCTTCAAACAATTCATGTCAGATGAACCAGCAATAGAAGTTATCGAAAACGAAAAATGCCCTATTTGTGGTGAGAATCAATTAACACTTATGGAAGCTGAACGAGACATTCCGTTCTTTGGTCCAGTGGCTGTTTTTTCTATGGATTGTAATGCATGTAAATATCACAAAGCAGATATTGAAGCGCTTCAAGAACAAGAACCATGTAAGTTCGTCTTCGAAATTAATTCTGAAGAAGACATGAAAGTTCGTGTTATTAAATCTAGTTTTGCAACCGTTAAAATAGGAACAATTGGAAGTATTGAACCGGGCGAAGCAGCTAATGGTTATGTAACTAATGTTGAAGGCGTGCTTAATCGTATGAAAAAACACATCGAGCACCTTCGAGATGGAGCTGAAGACCCCGCGGATGCAAAAAAAGCTAAGAATCATCTTAAGAAACTCACGCGTGTTATGTGGGGTCAAGAACCAATGAAGATTACACTTTCAGATCCTACTGGTAATTCTGCAATTATTTCTGATAAAGCAGAGAAATCAAAACTCAAAAAATGAGTTTCGAAGTTAATTTGAAATAAACAATCCAAATTGAAAAAATAAGTTCAATTTTGAAGTTCATTTCCAATAAACAAAACTTAAAAATAAATGTAAAAGAAAAATTGTAACTACTTATTTTTTATTGCCAATTCGTTTAGCAATTTTTTTCACAATACCAGTTTTCTTAGTAGCTGCTTTTTTTGTAGTTTTATTTTTACTCGCCGCTTTTTCATTACTTGAATTTTTCACATCAGTTTTATTCTGAGAGGTAGAACGCTGAGAAGGAGCCTTCTTTTTTGTTGTTTTCTTCTGGCTAGTTTTTTTCACAGAATTTTTCTTAGGAGTGACTTTTTTAGTAGTAGCAGTTTTCTTAGCAGTAGCTTTTTTAGTACTTAAATTTTTCCCAGCAGTTTTATTCTGAGCAGTAGTCTTCTTTTTTACCGGTGTTTTTCGAGCTGCAGCTTTCGCTGCTTTTGTTAACTCTGCTTTTTCAGCGACTGTCTTTGTTGATTGTTTAATTGCACGTTGTGCAGATTTTTTCTCCCACTTTTGTTCACCTGCTTCTTGTGCTTCTTTGATTTCTTGTGCTGCTTTTTTAGATGCTGCTTTAAGAAATACTGCTCGTTCTTGCGCAAATACATCTTGTTCTGCTTCAAGTTTTTCTATTCGTTGTGTTAAGAATGCTATAGTTCGCTGATTATCTTGTTGATTCATAAGTTCGCCGCATTCTGGACATTTAAAATCATCTTCAAAAGCGTCTTCAAAATTTTGTCGAACATGAGCATGTCGACACATGTAAAAAAATCCGCCCTGCTCATTTTCTAATCGATTTCGTAGTTTTGCAATAGTTTCTAATCGTAGTTTTTCTTCTAAGTGAGATATTGCTTGTTCGTTAAAATCCCAGTAACAAATATACCATCCTTTTATCTTGTCTTTTTTTCGTTTAAAAGAAACAACGTTTGAATCAAGAAGTCGATACAGAAGGTTTCTTGTTCGATGTATTTCTAGATCAAGTTCTTCAGCTATAATAAACTCAGAAATGTTTTGTTTTCCTTGTAGATAGAATACTATCTCTTCAGCGTCCTTGTCAGGAACTAGTTGTTTTAAGACGTCTACAATCCGTTCTTTTGCTAATGTCATCGTATTAAAGCATCATAGCTATTTCCAAATGATTATGATGTTCGCAAAGAGATATCGCTTTCACCCGCCTCTTTATATAGCATTTCTGAAAATACTACTATATAAATGTTTCGAATTTGTATTTACTTAGGAGTAACAACTTTGTAGTTTCTGACCCTTTGCGAGACGGAAACCGTAAAATTGATTCTCCAGTATATATAGTTTACGTATTAAGAAGTATGAACAATTAGAAAATAAGCGTCAAAATAAGCTATAAAGAGTTAAAAAAGAAGATAGAAATAAAAAGAAGAGTGAAAAATATTGTAAAATAAGAAATAAAGCTTATTTTAACAATATCAAGACTGTATTACAGAACTATTTTTTCTTATATAATCTTTAGGTCCTGCAATGAGATGAAGTAATATTCCTGTTGTAATTACTCACCCATCATAAAAATGGCTTCTTTAACATTAATTCGAGTATGCGCTATAGCCGATACTATTGCTTCTAAATTCTTATTAGAGAATAACACCACCTGAGCAGCTGGGTCTAGAAAATCCACTACCAATTCATTATGTGAACGGTGTTTAATAGAATATGTTTTTATCTTTGAAAAATAAAATGTAGTAATAGTCCTTAATGACTCAATTAAAATAGAGTTTATAATAAGCACACATTCAAAAACTCGTGAATGTTTGCTTGTGTAAAAAAACAAGCATATCTTTTGGCAACGGTGCCGAAAGTATTTGTTTCTCGCCTGTTTTTGGATGCACAAAAGTTAGTTGCGCGCAATGCAATAACTGCCGAGAAGCTAGTAATTTTTCTTTAATTTCAGCTTCATTTGCTTTTGAATTTGTATGCCAAGCAAGAAAAAGATCTGGATACAAACTATATTGCTTATCACCAACTAGTGGATGACCAATGCTTGAAAAATGCGCACGTATTTGATGTCGACGACCGGTTAACAACGTTATTTGTACCAATGAAAAACCATTTTTTATTTCTATAACCTTATACAAAGTCGCGCATGGTTTTCCTTCCTTAGAAACAATCATGTGATCTCGAATATCCCCTAGTTGTGTTTGCAAAAGAGGTTTATTAATAACTCCTTCTTTAGTTTCAAGTTCTCCAAACACCACTGCAAAATAAGTTTTAAGAGTTGTTTCTTTTTCGTACATAAGTTGTAAAGCTCGCGTGTTTAATGGATTTGTTGCAAAAAGAACGATACCTGATGTTTCTTTATCGAGTCGATTAATAGGATACACTCGTTTTCCATCTTTACGAAGAAAAGAAACAAGCGTATTAAAATAATATTTACCAGCTGGATGCACAGGCAAGTTTGCAGGTTTATTCACCGCAAACATAAATTCATCTTCATAAATAATACTATAATCAATAGCAACAATAGGCTCACTTGACTGCGGCGTTAACAAAATTAAAGAATCACCTTTTTTCACATCTACATCTTCTAAAGCATACTGTTTATTCAAAACAATTCGTTTATGTTTAGCAAGAGCATCTATTTGTTCTCTTGTGTGAAAAAAATCGCATTGCTTAAGAAGAATCGCATAAAGAGTTCCAGATTCAGCGATAAGAATATGATCTTGTCGTATTTGTTCAGTCATGATCTTCAATTTCTCGGTCAATTAAGTTCTGCATTCGTTGATAACACGAGCTGCAAATAAAAATGTTCCCAAAAAATTGTGAGTCTGGAAAGCCAGAAAGTTTTTTGACTTGTTTTTCTTGTTCACAAAACGAGCAAAAATCAGTTTCGACAGGATATGCAAGAATGAGTTCTACTAATTCATCATAACAAGGCCGACACATGGCAAAAAGCATAGAGAACTCTGGAAAAACAAAACAATTCGTTGTCTTGCTACAAAGTTTGCACATGTGGTTATGTTTGACGTACATAAGAAATGTAATTGCCATCGAATTATTTAAACATTCGCAAGGTTTTTTACTAGGAAGTAAATAAAAAGAAGAAGTAAATGACTCGCATTACCGTTCTAAATCTTCTTTTTTACTGCGAAGGGCGCTTTGCACAAGAATTCTATTCTGTTCTTCTAAATGAGCTAAGAGTTTATCTCTTTTGGCAATTTCAGCAGCAAAAACGTCGCGTAGCTCGTTAATGTCATCAATACCTGCAATTTCAGTCTTAAATCGAGCCTTAAGTGCAGCAAAGACATCCTCATCAGACTTTCCAATTTCTCCAACCATAGTCCTTTTTGGAGAGTCTAGAAGTTTTAAAGGTTTTGGTGGGAAAATTTCCAAATTATTAAAAGATAGTTTTAAATAGATATCTACCATTTTTATATTAGGTGACAAGTAGCGCCTTATCTTCGGATTAAATCTGCTCTGCAGAATACTGCAAAAGTGTTCCCTGTCTTTGTCCAAAGCAAAGGCAGGTGTTTTTTTTAAAATGACTCGAGTTTCAATATATATTGATGGAGCAAATTTTCTATAAGGTATAAAATCTATCCATAAAAAAGATTCTGAATTTAAATTCGATTTCGATAAATTCACAAAATCAATAACTAAAGGAAAACATTTAGTAAATATATACTATTATAACGCATCTCTCAAACAAAATCCCAACCCCGAATTATTCAAACAACAACAACAATTTTTTGATAGATTAAGAAAAATTGACAAATTTAAAGTCATTCTCTGTAAAAGACAACAAAGAACAAAAGATAATGGAGAAACAACATACACAATCAAAGGAGATGATATTCATCTTGCAATCGATATGGTAAAAGACGCATATGAAAACAAATTCGATACTGCAATTCTAATAAGTGGAGATGGTGATTTCGCACCATTAGTCAAACTTGTTAAAAGTAAAGGTAAAAGAGTTGAAAAATTTTCATTTCGAGAATCACATTTCAATAGATTTAATGAAAACTTGTAATTGTAGTGCACTAATAGATAAAAAAATTGCAAACAAATTCTTTTATAGAGAAACTCAAACAACTCTTGCAGATACACCTGCAGGAAGAAAATTTCAAGAAAAACTAGAAAAATAATTATTTCTTAGGTTTAGAAACAGAAACATAACCAGCAGTTTTTTGTTTCTTTCTTGCTTCAATTAAACGAAACTTAGGAATAGCTCCTCTATCAGCATCATCATGATCATTTCCGCAAAGCAAAATTAAATTAGTTGCTCGATTATTCGAAGGATTTGAATCAATATGATGAATTTTCAAATTACCTTTTTTACCGCAAAGTTGACATTTATCTCCAGCCAAATCATAGACTGCTGCTTTTTGTTTTGCTGTTAAAGGTACACGTTTCTTTTTAGCACTTGATTTTGCTGATTCCTTTGCAACATCCTGACCAAGCGCATCAATAAAGAAAAGCAAATTTCTAAAGAATTTTGCAGTCTTGTGACGAAATTCTACATCTTTAATTGAAAAATAAGCAACCACAAGTAATCCTATTCCTAGAGCAATTAAAATAATAGTAAATATAAGCTGAAATCCTGGAAAGAAAGTTATTAGAGTAAAATAAATAATTGCAATAAATATTACTAAAGCAATTA
This genomic window from Candidatus Woesearchaeota archaeon contains:
- a CDS encoding ATP phosphoribosyltransferase regulatory subunit, with translation MELDTAKGTRDISPDEALLREQILSKMQTIFQRYGFMPLDTPLLERYDVLSAKFAAGVESDAMNEVYTLQDNGKRELGLRFDLTVPFARYVGMNRTLKMPFKRYQIGKVYRDAPIKLGRYREFTQCDVDIVGTTSLLAEATCINVALDVYE
- a CDS encoding ZPR1 zinc finger domain-containing protein; this translates as MSDEPAIEVIENEKCPICGENQLTLMEAERDIPFFGPVAVFSMDCNACKYHKADIEALQEQEPCKFVFEINSEEDMKVRVIKSSFATVKIGTIGSIEPGEAANGYVTNVEGVLNRMKKHIEHLRDGAEDPADAKKAKNHLKKLTRVMWGQEPMKITLSDPTGNSAIISDKAEKSKLKK
- a CDS encoding RluA family pseudouridine synthase, with product MTEQIRQDHILIAESGTLYAILLKQCDFFHTREQIDALAKHKRIVLNKQYALEDVDVKKGDSLILLTPQSSEPIVAIDYSIIYEDEFMFAVNKPANLPVHPAGKYYFNTLVSFLRKDGKRVYPINRLDKETSGIVLFATNPLNTRALQLMYEKETTLKTYFAVVFGELETKEGVINKPLLQTQLGDIRDHMIVSKEGKPCATLYKVIEIKNGFSLVQITLLTGRRHQIRAHFSSIGHPLVGDKQYSLYPDLFLAWHTNSKANEAEIKEKLLASRQLLHCAQLTFVHPKTGEKQILSAPLPKDMLVFLHKQTFTSF
- a CDS encoding NYN domain-containing protein — protein: MKSIHKKDSEFKFDFDKFTKSITKGKHLVNIYYYNASLKQNPNPELFKQQQQFFDRLRKIDKFKVILCKRQQRTKDNGETTYTIKGDDIHLAIDMVKDAYENKFDTAILISGDGDFAPLVKLVKSKGKRVEKFSFRESHFNRFNENL
- a CDS encoding HNH endonuclease; translation: MSEQKLHLQSIIGGLIALVIFIAIIYFTLITFFPGFQLIFTIILIALGIGLLVVAYFSIKDVEFRHKTAKFFRNLLFFIDALGQDVAKESAKSSAKKKRVPLTAKQKAAVYDLAGDKCQLCGKKGNLKIHHIDSNPSNNRATNLILLCGNDHDDADRGAIPKFRLIEARKKQKTAGYVSVSKPKK